The Puntigrus tetrazona isolate hp1 chromosome 16, ASM1883169v1, whole genome shotgun sequence genome includes a region encoding these proteins:
- the otud7b gene encoding OTU domain-containing protein 7B isoform X1, with product MTLDMDAVLSDFVRSTGAEPGLARDLLEGKNWDLSAALSDFEQLRQVHAGNLSCTFAEEREYPSFEKEIARTGRPLLHRQDEVVQAATEKRLSRGISHASSTIVSLARSHVSSTGGSNEPLLDTPLCTFQLPDLTVYRDEFRGFIERDLIEQSMMVALEHAGRLNWWTRLGTGSQSLLPLATSGDGNCLLHAASLGMWGFHDRDLMLRKSLYALMDHGQEREALKRRWRWQQTMQNKESGLVYTEEEWQKEWNELLKLASSEPRIHYSTNGSNGAESQEEPVYESLEEFHVFVLAHVLRRPIVVVADTMLRDSGGEAFAPIPFGGIYLPLEVPANKCHRSPLVLAYDQAHFSALVSMEQKDSSKEQVVIPLTDSDHKMLPLHFAVDPGEEWEWGKDDNDNVMLASVTLSLEAKLHLLHSYMTVTWLPLPCEVQQAPLAQPESPTASAGEDARTPPDSGESDKESVSSSSNGNGDSSTTGTSGTTGKTSGGSSSSSSSSSNSSAGTTGTLGKEKGKKDKEKDKDKKRADSVANKLGSFGKSLGSKLKKNVGGLMPGKNTSGTGSKQDGQEKKKGSLRGRKGSKDSSPSIQTGSEDSGKGSPSSTSERQNGTYSSEGDPFKYSSDVKVSLSILRSAMQGERKYIFAALLTTSNRQPFQEEMIQRYLVDAEERFRAEQEQRREAERKAAGGLATTAGSQLKKDGPELGYRSFESKEEVTDNSPPTFNALKSSSFSPVMYSGVVPIPRPTFIDHSPTPLTQHLHMHGYLDTRRQLAGGSPSSYPGLPSYATLPRHCPLAQGPPHTQYHPPSTSLGSPSRIISPCLTTFPQDHDPIDYPTEPAGGYTNGLRDSRFTLDSRNGPMPVRHYSLGSAGGLANLQSSKCRTPTCNYYGHPETGNYCSYCYREELKRRETEPAIHRF from the exons ATGACTTTGGATATGGACGCAGTCCTGTCCGACTTTGTCCGTTCTACTGGAGCTGAACCCGGACTGGCCAGAGACCTGCTGGAGG GAAAGAACTGGGACCTCTCGGCTGCGCTCAGTGACTTTGAACAGCTGAGAcaagtgcatgctgggaacctCTCGTGCACCTTTGCTGAGGAGAGAGAGTATCCCTCCTTTGAAAAGGAGATCGCTCGGACGGGACGGCCTCTCTTGCATCGGCAAGATGAGGTTGTTCAAG CAGCAACGGAGAAGCGACTGTCGAGGGGAATCTCTCACGCCAGCTCCACCATCGTCTCCCTGGCCCGCTCACACGTGTCCAGTACGGGCGGCAGCAACGAGCCACTTCTGGACACTCCACTCTGCACCTTCCAGTTGCCTGACCTCACTGTCTACAGGGACGAGTTCCGCGGCTTCATCGAGAGAGACCTCATTGAGCAGTCCATGATGGTGGCCTTGGAGCATGCTG GACGGTTGAACTGGTGGACTCGTTTGGGGACTGGCAGTCAGAGTTTATTACCTCTGGCTACTAGTGGTGATGGGAACTGTCTGTTACATGCTGCTTCACTGG GTATGTGGGGTTTTCATGATCGAGACCTAATGCTGCGGAAGTCTCTCTATGCACTGATGGATCATGGGCAGGAGAGGGAGGCTTTAAAACGAAGGTGGAGATGGCAACAAACCATGCAGAACAAAGAG TCGGGACTGGTTTACACAGAGGAAGAATGGCAGAAAGAGTGGAATGAGTTGTTGAAGCTGGCATCCAGTGAACCCAGAATACACTACAGCACTAACGGCAGCAACGG TGCCGAGTCACAGGAGGAGCCGGTGTACGAGAGCCTGGAGGAGTTTCATGTGTTCGTTCTTGCTCATGTCCTCCGCAGGCCGATAGTGGTGGTGGCTGACACCATGCTACGGGACTCTGGGGGAGAAG CTTTTGCACCAATTCCATTTGGAGGGATTTACCTGCCCCTCGAAGTACCAGCCAACAAGTGCCACCGCTCCCCTCTCGTTCTGGCATATGACCAGGCCCATTTCTCTGCCCTGGTCTCAATGGAGCAGAAAGACAGTTCCAAAGAACAAG TAGTGATTCCTCTGACGGACTCAGATCATAAGATGCTGCCTTTGCACTTTGCTGTGGATCCTGGAGAAGAGTGGGAATGGGGCAAAGATGACAACGATAATGTGATGCTGGCAAG TGTAACCTTATCTCTGGAGGCCAAACTCCATCTGCTACATAGCTACATGACTGTCACCTGGCTTCCTCTTCCCTGTGAGGTACAG CAGGCCCCATTGGCCCAGCCAGAGTCACCTACAGCATCTGCAGGAGAGGATGCCCGCACACCTCCAGACTCCGGAGAGTCCGATAAGGAGTCCGTCAGCAGCAGTTCCAATGGCAATGGAGACAGCAGCACTACTGGAACCAGTGGCACAACAGGCAAAACAAGTGGTGGATCTTCCAGCTCCTCTAGTTCATCCAGTAACAGTTCAGCAGGGACAACTGGCACACTTGGAAAGGAGAAGgggaagaaagacaaagaaaaggatAAGGACAAGAAACGTGCAGACTCCGTTGCCAACAAGCTGGGTAGCTTTGGCAAGAGCTTGGGCAGTAAGCTGAAAAAGAATGTGGGAGGCCTGATGCCTGGGAAGAATACAAGTGGAACTGGATCCAAACAGGACGGtcaagagaagaagaaaggttCTCTGAGAGGTCGTAAGGGCAGTAAGGACAGCTCTCCCTCTATTCAAACAGGCTCTGAGGACTCTGGGAAAGGTTCACCCTCCTCAACCAGCGAGCGACAAAATGGAACCTATTCTTCTGAAGGCGACCCTTTTAAGTACAGCTCGGATGTGAAAGTGAGTCTAAGCATCCTCCGATCCGCTATGCAAGGCGAAAGGAAGTACATCTTCGCTGCGCTACTCACTACAAGCAACCGGCAGCCGTTTCAGGAGGAAATGATCCAGCGCTACCTGGTTGATGCCGAGGAGCGCTTCCGTGCCGAACAGGAACAGAGAAGGGAAGCTGAACGGAAAGCGGCAGGAGGTCTTGCAACCACTGCTGGGTCCCAACTAAAAAAGGACGGGCCTGAGCTGGGTTACAGAAGTTTTGAAAGCAAGGAGGAAGTCACTGATAACTCACCTCCTACTTTTAATGCTTTGAAGTCGTCGTCTTTCAGCCCAGTGATGTACTCTGGTGTGGTTCCAATCCCCAGGCCCACCTTCATTGACCATTCTCCTACCCCACTCACGCAGCATCTCCATATGCATGGTTATTTGGATACGCGGCGGCAGCTGGCAGGAGGTTCTCCGTCATCTTACCCAGGACTACCATCCTATGCTACCTTGCCCCGGCACTGCCCCCTTGCACAGGGCCCGCCCCATACCCAGTACCACCCTCCCTCCACCAGCTTGGGTAGCCCATCCCGTATCATTAGCCCTTGTCTGACGACTTTTCCCCAAGATCATGACCCAATCGATTACCCAACCGAACCTGCTGGAGGTTACACAAATGGCTTGCGGGACTCACGTTTCACTTTGGACAGTCGCAATGGGCCAATGCCCGTGAGGCATTACTCTTTAGGCAGTGCGGGTGGCCTTGCCAACCTGCAGTCCAGCAAATGCCGAACGCCTACGTGCAATTACTACGGCCACCCTGAGACAGGCAATTACTGCTCGTACTGCTATAGAGAGGAGCTGAAGAGACGGGAAACGGAGCCGGCCATACACAGATTTTGA
- the otud7b gene encoding OTU domain-containing protein 7B isoform X4, translating into MTLDMDAVLSDFVRSTGAEPGLARDLLEGKNWDLSAALSDFEQLRQVHAGNLSCTFAEEREYPSFEKEIARTGRPLLHRQDEVVQATEKRLSRGISHASSTIVSLARSHVSSTGGSNEPLLDTPLCTFQLPDLTVYRDEFRGFIERDLIEQSMMVALEHAGRLNWWTRLGTGSQSLLPLATSGDGNCLLHAASLGMWGFHDRDLMLRKSLYALMDHGQEREALKRRWRWQQTMQNKESGLVYTEEEWQKEWNELLKLASSEPRIHYSTNGSNGAESQEEPVYESLEEFHVFVLAHVLRRPIVVVADTMLRDSGGEAFAPIPFGGIYLPLEVPANKCHRSPLVLAYDQAHFSALVSMEQKDSSKEQVVIPLTDSDHKMLPLHFAVDPGEEWEWGKDDNDNVMLASVTLSLEAKLHLLHSYMTVTWLPLPCEQAPLAQPESPTASAGEDARTPPDSGESDKESVSSSSNGNGDSSTTGTSGTTGKTSGGSSSSSSSSSNSSAGTTGTLGKEKGKKDKEKDKDKKRADSVANKLGSFGKSLGSKLKKNVGGLMPGKNTSGTGSKQDGQEKKKGSLRGRKGSKDSSPSIQTGSEDSGKGSPSSTSERQNGTYSSEGDPFKYSSDVKVSLSILRSAMQGERKYIFAALLTTSNRQPFQEEMIQRYLVDAEERFRAEQEQRREAERKAAGGLATTAGSQLKKDGPELGYRSFESKEEVTDNSPPTFNALKSSSFSPVMYSGVVPIPRPTFIDHSPTPLTQHLHMHGYLDTRRQLAGGSPSSYPGLPSYATLPRHCPLAQGPPHTQYHPPSTSLGSPSRIISPCLTTFPQDHDPIDYPTEPAGGYTNGLRDSRFTLDSRNGPMPVRHYSLGSAGGLANLQSSKCRTPTCNYYGHPETGNYCSYCYREELKRRETEPAIHRF; encoded by the exons ATGACTTTGGATATGGACGCAGTCCTGTCCGACTTTGTCCGTTCTACTGGAGCTGAACCCGGACTGGCCAGAGACCTGCTGGAGG GAAAGAACTGGGACCTCTCGGCTGCGCTCAGTGACTTTGAACAGCTGAGAcaagtgcatgctgggaacctCTCGTGCACCTTTGCTGAGGAGAGAGAGTATCCCTCCTTTGAAAAGGAGATCGCTCGGACGGGACGGCCTCTCTTGCATCGGCAAGATGAGGTTGTTCAAG CAACGGAGAAGCGACTGTCGAGGGGAATCTCTCACGCCAGCTCCACCATCGTCTCCCTGGCCCGCTCACACGTGTCCAGTACGGGCGGCAGCAACGAGCCACTTCTGGACACTCCACTCTGCACCTTCCAGTTGCCTGACCTCACTGTCTACAGGGACGAGTTCCGCGGCTTCATCGAGAGAGACCTCATTGAGCAGTCCATGATGGTGGCCTTGGAGCATGCTG GACGGTTGAACTGGTGGACTCGTTTGGGGACTGGCAGTCAGAGTTTATTACCTCTGGCTACTAGTGGTGATGGGAACTGTCTGTTACATGCTGCTTCACTGG GTATGTGGGGTTTTCATGATCGAGACCTAATGCTGCGGAAGTCTCTCTATGCACTGATGGATCATGGGCAGGAGAGGGAGGCTTTAAAACGAAGGTGGAGATGGCAACAAACCATGCAGAACAAAGAG TCGGGACTGGTTTACACAGAGGAAGAATGGCAGAAAGAGTGGAATGAGTTGTTGAAGCTGGCATCCAGTGAACCCAGAATACACTACAGCACTAACGGCAGCAACGG TGCCGAGTCACAGGAGGAGCCGGTGTACGAGAGCCTGGAGGAGTTTCATGTGTTCGTTCTTGCTCATGTCCTCCGCAGGCCGATAGTGGTGGTGGCTGACACCATGCTACGGGACTCTGGGGGAGAAG CTTTTGCACCAATTCCATTTGGAGGGATTTACCTGCCCCTCGAAGTACCAGCCAACAAGTGCCACCGCTCCCCTCTCGTTCTGGCATATGACCAGGCCCATTTCTCTGCCCTGGTCTCAATGGAGCAGAAAGACAGTTCCAAAGAACAAG TAGTGATTCCTCTGACGGACTCAGATCATAAGATGCTGCCTTTGCACTTTGCTGTGGATCCTGGAGAAGAGTGGGAATGGGGCAAAGATGACAACGATAATGTGATGCTGGCAAG TGTAACCTTATCTCTGGAGGCCAAACTCCATCTGCTACATAGCTACATGACTGTCACCTGGCTTCCTCTTCCCTGTGAG CAGGCCCCATTGGCCCAGCCAGAGTCACCTACAGCATCTGCAGGAGAGGATGCCCGCACACCTCCAGACTCCGGAGAGTCCGATAAGGAGTCCGTCAGCAGCAGTTCCAATGGCAATGGAGACAGCAGCACTACTGGAACCAGTGGCACAACAGGCAAAACAAGTGGTGGATCTTCCAGCTCCTCTAGTTCATCCAGTAACAGTTCAGCAGGGACAACTGGCACACTTGGAAAGGAGAAGgggaagaaagacaaagaaaaggatAAGGACAAGAAACGTGCAGACTCCGTTGCCAACAAGCTGGGTAGCTTTGGCAAGAGCTTGGGCAGTAAGCTGAAAAAGAATGTGGGAGGCCTGATGCCTGGGAAGAATACAAGTGGAACTGGATCCAAACAGGACGGtcaagagaagaagaaaggttCTCTGAGAGGTCGTAAGGGCAGTAAGGACAGCTCTCCCTCTATTCAAACAGGCTCTGAGGACTCTGGGAAAGGTTCACCCTCCTCAACCAGCGAGCGACAAAATGGAACCTATTCTTCTGAAGGCGACCCTTTTAAGTACAGCTCGGATGTGAAAGTGAGTCTAAGCATCCTCCGATCCGCTATGCAAGGCGAAAGGAAGTACATCTTCGCTGCGCTACTCACTACAAGCAACCGGCAGCCGTTTCAGGAGGAAATGATCCAGCGCTACCTGGTTGATGCCGAGGAGCGCTTCCGTGCCGAACAGGAACAGAGAAGGGAAGCTGAACGGAAAGCGGCAGGAGGTCTTGCAACCACTGCTGGGTCCCAACTAAAAAAGGACGGGCCTGAGCTGGGTTACAGAAGTTTTGAAAGCAAGGAGGAAGTCACTGATAACTCACCTCCTACTTTTAATGCTTTGAAGTCGTCGTCTTTCAGCCCAGTGATGTACTCTGGTGTGGTTCCAATCCCCAGGCCCACCTTCATTGACCATTCTCCTACCCCACTCACGCAGCATCTCCATATGCATGGTTATTTGGATACGCGGCGGCAGCTGGCAGGAGGTTCTCCGTCATCTTACCCAGGACTACCATCCTATGCTACCTTGCCCCGGCACTGCCCCCTTGCACAGGGCCCGCCCCATACCCAGTACCACCCTCCCTCCACCAGCTTGGGTAGCCCATCCCGTATCATTAGCCCTTGTCTGACGACTTTTCCCCAAGATCATGACCCAATCGATTACCCAACCGAACCTGCTGGAGGTTACACAAATGGCTTGCGGGACTCACGTTTCACTTTGGACAGTCGCAATGGGCCAATGCCCGTGAGGCATTACTCTTTAGGCAGTGCGGGTGGCCTTGCCAACCTGCAGTCCAGCAAATGCCGAACGCCTACGTGCAATTACTACGGCCACCCTGAGACAGGCAATTACTGCTCGTACTGCTATAGAGAGGAGCTGAAGAGACGGGAAACGGAGCCGGCCATACACAGATTTTGA
- the otud7b gene encoding OTU domain-containing protein 7B isoform X2 yields the protein MTLDMDAVLSDFVRSTGAEPGLARDLLEGKNWDLSAALSDFEQLRQVHAGNLSCTFAEEREYPSFEKEIARTGRPLLHRQDEVVQATEKRLSRGISHASSTIVSLARSHVSSTGGSNEPLLDTPLCTFQLPDLTVYRDEFRGFIERDLIEQSMMVALEHAGRLNWWTRLGTGSQSLLPLATSGDGNCLLHAASLGMWGFHDRDLMLRKSLYALMDHGQEREALKRRWRWQQTMQNKESGLVYTEEEWQKEWNELLKLASSEPRIHYSTNGSNGAESQEEPVYESLEEFHVFVLAHVLRRPIVVVADTMLRDSGGEAFAPIPFGGIYLPLEVPANKCHRSPLVLAYDQAHFSALVSMEQKDSSKEQVVIPLTDSDHKMLPLHFAVDPGEEWEWGKDDNDNVMLASVTLSLEAKLHLLHSYMTVTWLPLPCEVQQAPLAQPESPTASAGEDARTPPDSGESDKESVSSSSNGNGDSSTTGTSGTTGKTSGGSSSSSSSSSNSSAGTTGTLGKEKGKKDKEKDKDKKRADSVANKLGSFGKSLGSKLKKNVGGLMPGKNTSGTGSKQDGQEKKKGSLRGRKGSKDSSPSIQTGSEDSGKGSPSSTSERQNGTYSSEGDPFKYSSDVKVSLSILRSAMQGERKYIFAALLTTSNRQPFQEEMIQRYLVDAEERFRAEQEQRREAERKAAGGLATTAGSQLKKDGPELGYRSFESKEEVTDNSPPTFNALKSSSFSPVMYSGVVPIPRPTFIDHSPTPLTQHLHMHGYLDTRRQLAGGSPSSYPGLPSYATLPRHCPLAQGPPHTQYHPPSTSLGSPSRIISPCLTTFPQDHDPIDYPTEPAGGYTNGLRDSRFTLDSRNGPMPVRHYSLGSAGGLANLQSSKCRTPTCNYYGHPETGNYCSYCYREELKRRETEPAIHRF from the exons ATGACTTTGGATATGGACGCAGTCCTGTCCGACTTTGTCCGTTCTACTGGAGCTGAACCCGGACTGGCCAGAGACCTGCTGGAGG GAAAGAACTGGGACCTCTCGGCTGCGCTCAGTGACTTTGAACAGCTGAGAcaagtgcatgctgggaacctCTCGTGCACCTTTGCTGAGGAGAGAGAGTATCCCTCCTTTGAAAAGGAGATCGCTCGGACGGGACGGCCTCTCTTGCATCGGCAAGATGAGGTTGTTCAAG CAACGGAGAAGCGACTGTCGAGGGGAATCTCTCACGCCAGCTCCACCATCGTCTCCCTGGCCCGCTCACACGTGTCCAGTACGGGCGGCAGCAACGAGCCACTTCTGGACACTCCACTCTGCACCTTCCAGTTGCCTGACCTCACTGTCTACAGGGACGAGTTCCGCGGCTTCATCGAGAGAGACCTCATTGAGCAGTCCATGATGGTGGCCTTGGAGCATGCTG GACGGTTGAACTGGTGGACTCGTTTGGGGACTGGCAGTCAGAGTTTATTACCTCTGGCTACTAGTGGTGATGGGAACTGTCTGTTACATGCTGCTTCACTGG GTATGTGGGGTTTTCATGATCGAGACCTAATGCTGCGGAAGTCTCTCTATGCACTGATGGATCATGGGCAGGAGAGGGAGGCTTTAAAACGAAGGTGGAGATGGCAACAAACCATGCAGAACAAAGAG TCGGGACTGGTTTACACAGAGGAAGAATGGCAGAAAGAGTGGAATGAGTTGTTGAAGCTGGCATCCAGTGAACCCAGAATACACTACAGCACTAACGGCAGCAACGG TGCCGAGTCACAGGAGGAGCCGGTGTACGAGAGCCTGGAGGAGTTTCATGTGTTCGTTCTTGCTCATGTCCTCCGCAGGCCGATAGTGGTGGTGGCTGACACCATGCTACGGGACTCTGGGGGAGAAG CTTTTGCACCAATTCCATTTGGAGGGATTTACCTGCCCCTCGAAGTACCAGCCAACAAGTGCCACCGCTCCCCTCTCGTTCTGGCATATGACCAGGCCCATTTCTCTGCCCTGGTCTCAATGGAGCAGAAAGACAGTTCCAAAGAACAAG TAGTGATTCCTCTGACGGACTCAGATCATAAGATGCTGCCTTTGCACTTTGCTGTGGATCCTGGAGAAGAGTGGGAATGGGGCAAAGATGACAACGATAATGTGATGCTGGCAAG TGTAACCTTATCTCTGGAGGCCAAACTCCATCTGCTACATAGCTACATGACTGTCACCTGGCTTCCTCTTCCCTGTGAGGTACAG CAGGCCCCATTGGCCCAGCCAGAGTCACCTACAGCATCTGCAGGAGAGGATGCCCGCACACCTCCAGACTCCGGAGAGTCCGATAAGGAGTCCGTCAGCAGCAGTTCCAATGGCAATGGAGACAGCAGCACTACTGGAACCAGTGGCACAACAGGCAAAACAAGTGGTGGATCTTCCAGCTCCTCTAGTTCATCCAGTAACAGTTCAGCAGGGACAACTGGCACACTTGGAAAGGAGAAGgggaagaaagacaaagaaaaggatAAGGACAAGAAACGTGCAGACTCCGTTGCCAACAAGCTGGGTAGCTTTGGCAAGAGCTTGGGCAGTAAGCTGAAAAAGAATGTGGGAGGCCTGATGCCTGGGAAGAATACAAGTGGAACTGGATCCAAACAGGACGGtcaagagaagaagaaaggttCTCTGAGAGGTCGTAAGGGCAGTAAGGACAGCTCTCCCTCTATTCAAACAGGCTCTGAGGACTCTGGGAAAGGTTCACCCTCCTCAACCAGCGAGCGACAAAATGGAACCTATTCTTCTGAAGGCGACCCTTTTAAGTACAGCTCGGATGTGAAAGTGAGTCTAAGCATCCTCCGATCCGCTATGCAAGGCGAAAGGAAGTACATCTTCGCTGCGCTACTCACTACAAGCAACCGGCAGCCGTTTCAGGAGGAAATGATCCAGCGCTACCTGGTTGATGCCGAGGAGCGCTTCCGTGCCGAACAGGAACAGAGAAGGGAAGCTGAACGGAAAGCGGCAGGAGGTCTTGCAACCACTGCTGGGTCCCAACTAAAAAAGGACGGGCCTGAGCTGGGTTACAGAAGTTTTGAAAGCAAGGAGGAAGTCACTGATAACTCACCTCCTACTTTTAATGCTTTGAAGTCGTCGTCTTTCAGCCCAGTGATGTACTCTGGTGTGGTTCCAATCCCCAGGCCCACCTTCATTGACCATTCTCCTACCCCACTCACGCAGCATCTCCATATGCATGGTTATTTGGATACGCGGCGGCAGCTGGCAGGAGGTTCTCCGTCATCTTACCCAGGACTACCATCCTATGCTACCTTGCCCCGGCACTGCCCCCTTGCACAGGGCCCGCCCCATACCCAGTACCACCCTCCCTCCACCAGCTTGGGTAGCCCATCCCGTATCATTAGCCCTTGTCTGACGACTTTTCCCCAAGATCATGACCCAATCGATTACCCAACCGAACCTGCTGGAGGTTACACAAATGGCTTGCGGGACTCACGTTTCACTTTGGACAGTCGCAATGGGCCAATGCCCGTGAGGCATTACTCTTTAGGCAGTGCGGGTGGCCTTGCCAACCTGCAGTCCAGCAAATGCCGAACGCCTACGTGCAATTACTACGGCCACCCTGAGACAGGCAATTACTGCTCGTACTGCTATAGAGAGGAGCTGAAGAGACGGGAAACGGAGCCGGCCATACACAGATTTTGA
- the otud7b gene encoding OTU domain-containing protein 7B isoform X3 translates to MTLDMDAVLSDFVRSTGAEPGLARDLLEGKNWDLSAALSDFEQLRQVHAGNLSCTFAEEREYPSFEKEIARTGRPLLHRQDEVVQAATEKRLSRGISHASSTIVSLARSHVSSTGGSNEPLLDTPLCTFQLPDLTVYRDEFRGFIERDLIEQSMMVALEHAGRLNWWTRLGTGSQSLLPLATSGDGNCLLHAASLGMWGFHDRDLMLRKSLYALMDHGQEREALKRRWRWQQTMQNKESGLVYTEEEWQKEWNELLKLASSEPRIHYSTNGSNGAESQEEPVYESLEEFHVFVLAHVLRRPIVVVADTMLRDSGGEAFAPIPFGGIYLPLEVPANKCHRSPLVLAYDQAHFSALVSMEQKDSSKEQVVIPLTDSDHKMLPLHFAVDPGEEWEWGKDDNDNVMLASVTLSLEAKLHLLHSYMTVTWLPLPCEQAPLAQPESPTASAGEDARTPPDSGESDKESVSSSSNGNGDSSTTGTSGTTGKTSGGSSSSSSSSSNSSAGTTGTLGKEKGKKDKEKDKDKKRADSVANKLGSFGKSLGSKLKKNVGGLMPGKNTSGTGSKQDGQEKKKGSLRGRKGSKDSSPSIQTGSEDSGKGSPSSTSERQNGTYSSEGDPFKYSSDVKVSLSILRSAMQGERKYIFAALLTTSNRQPFQEEMIQRYLVDAEERFRAEQEQRREAERKAAGGLATTAGSQLKKDGPELGYRSFESKEEVTDNSPPTFNALKSSSFSPVMYSGVVPIPRPTFIDHSPTPLTQHLHMHGYLDTRRQLAGGSPSSYPGLPSYATLPRHCPLAQGPPHTQYHPPSTSLGSPSRIISPCLTTFPQDHDPIDYPTEPAGGYTNGLRDSRFTLDSRNGPMPVRHYSLGSAGGLANLQSSKCRTPTCNYYGHPETGNYCSYCYREELKRRETEPAIHRF, encoded by the exons ATGACTTTGGATATGGACGCAGTCCTGTCCGACTTTGTCCGTTCTACTGGAGCTGAACCCGGACTGGCCAGAGACCTGCTGGAGG GAAAGAACTGGGACCTCTCGGCTGCGCTCAGTGACTTTGAACAGCTGAGAcaagtgcatgctgggaacctCTCGTGCACCTTTGCTGAGGAGAGAGAGTATCCCTCCTTTGAAAAGGAGATCGCTCGGACGGGACGGCCTCTCTTGCATCGGCAAGATGAGGTTGTTCAAG CAGCAACGGAGAAGCGACTGTCGAGGGGAATCTCTCACGCCAGCTCCACCATCGTCTCCCTGGCCCGCTCACACGTGTCCAGTACGGGCGGCAGCAACGAGCCACTTCTGGACACTCCACTCTGCACCTTCCAGTTGCCTGACCTCACTGTCTACAGGGACGAGTTCCGCGGCTTCATCGAGAGAGACCTCATTGAGCAGTCCATGATGGTGGCCTTGGAGCATGCTG GACGGTTGAACTGGTGGACTCGTTTGGGGACTGGCAGTCAGAGTTTATTACCTCTGGCTACTAGTGGTGATGGGAACTGTCTGTTACATGCTGCTTCACTGG GTATGTGGGGTTTTCATGATCGAGACCTAATGCTGCGGAAGTCTCTCTATGCACTGATGGATCATGGGCAGGAGAGGGAGGCTTTAAAACGAAGGTGGAGATGGCAACAAACCATGCAGAACAAAGAG TCGGGACTGGTTTACACAGAGGAAGAATGGCAGAAAGAGTGGAATGAGTTGTTGAAGCTGGCATCCAGTGAACCCAGAATACACTACAGCACTAACGGCAGCAACGG TGCCGAGTCACAGGAGGAGCCGGTGTACGAGAGCCTGGAGGAGTTTCATGTGTTCGTTCTTGCTCATGTCCTCCGCAGGCCGATAGTGGTGGTGGCTGACACCATGCTACGGGACTCTGGGGGAGAAG CTTTTGCACCAATTCCATTTGGAGGGATTTACCTGCCCCTCGAAGTACCAGCCAACAAGTGCCACCGCTCCCCTCTCGTTCTGGCATATGACCAGGCCCATTTCTCTGCCCTGGTCTCAATGGAGCAGAAAGACAGTTCCAAAGAACAAG TAGTGATTCCTCTGACGGACTCAGATCATAAGATGCTGCCTTTGCACTTTGCTGTGGATCCTGGAGAAGAGTGGGAATGGGGCAAAGATGACAACGATAATGTGATGCTGGCAAG TGTAACCTTATCTCTGGAGGCCAAACTCCATCTGCTACATAGCTACATGACTGTCACCTGGCTTCCTCTTCCCTGTGAG CAGGCCCCATTGGCCCAGCCAGAGTCACCTACAGCATCTGCAGGAGAGGATGCCCGCACACCTCCAGACTCCGGAGAGTCCGATAAGGAGTCCGTCAGCAGCAGTTCCAATGGCAATGGAGACAGCAGCACTACTGGAACCAGTGGCACAACAGGCAAAACAAGTGGTGGATCTTCCAGCTCCTCTAGTTCATCCAGTAACAGTTCAGCAGGGACAACTGGCACACTTGGAAAGGAGAAGgggaagaaagacaaagaaaaggatAAGGACAAGAAACGTGCAGACTCCGTTGCCAACAAGCTGGGTAGCTTTGGCAAGAGCTTGGGCAGTAAGCTGAAAAAGAATGTGGGAGGCCTGATGCCTGGGAAGAATACAAGTGGAACTGGATCCAAACAGGACGGtcaagagaagaagaaaggttCTCTGAGAGGTCGTAAGGGCAGTAAGGACAGCTCTCCCTCTATTCAAACAGGCTCTGAGGACTCTGGGAAAGGTTCACCCTCCTCAACCAGCGAGCGACAAAATGGAACCTATTCTTCTGAAGGCGACCCTTTTAAGTACAGCTCGGATGTGAAAGTGAGTCTAAGCATCCTCCGATCCGCTATGCAAGGCGAAAGGAAGTACATCTTCGCTGCGCTACTCACTACAAGCAACCGGCAGCCGTTTCAGGAGGAAATGATCCAGCGCTACCTGGTTGATGCCGAGGAGCGCTTCCGTGCCGAACAGGAACAGAGAAGGGAAGCTGAACGGAAAGCGGCAGGAGGTCTTGCAACCACTGCTGGGTCCCAACTAAAAAAGGACGGGCCTGAGCTGGGTTACAGAAGTTTTGAAAGCAAGGAGGAAGTCACTGATAACTCACCTCCTACTTTTAATGCTTTGAAGTCGTCGTCTTTCAGCCCAGTGATGTACTCTGGTGTGGTTCCAATCCCCAGGCCCACCTTCATTGACCATTCTCCTACCCCACTCACGCAGCATCTCCATATGCATGGTTATTTGGATACGCGGCGGCAGCTGGCAGGAGGTTCTCCGTCATCTTACCCAGGACTACCATCCTATGCTACCTTGCCCCGGCACTGCCCCCTTGCACAGGGCCCGCCCCATACCCAGTACCACCCTCCCTCCACCAGCTTGGGTAGCCCATCCCGTATCATTAGCCCTTGTCTGACGACTTTTCCCCAAGATCATGACCCAATCGATTACCCAACCGAACCTGCTGGAGGTTACACAAATGGCTTGCGGGACTCACGTTTCACTTTGGACAGTCGCAATGGGCCAATGCCCGTGAGGCATTACTCTTTAGGCAGTGCGGGTGGCCTTGCCAACCTGCAGTCCAGCAAATGCCGAACGCCTACGTGCAATTACTACGGCCACCCTGAGACAGGCAATTACTGCTCGTACTGCTATAGAGAGGAGCTGAAGAGACGGGAAACGGAGCCGGCCATACACAGATTTTGA